In one Rhodohalobacter sp. 614A genomic region, the following are encoded:
- a CDS encoding RagB/SusD family nutrient uptake outer membrane protein encodes MKKLISILALFVLILISSCTDLDETLYSGIDRNNFYNNRTEVTAAILRVYEHGAWFYREMHLMTLEELTADQIVISQKGGHWFDQGKFIRFHRHQWTSEEPEIYETWRGAWIGISLTNTLLDELSQLDYESIPGGLTVEDQQAHLAEMRVLRATYYYHLLSLWGTVPISESAFGTPPDPSPREEVFEWVVQDLEDAANYLPSGSYQDTRGRLNRAAAKHLLARYYLNSEVWTGESRYAEVERLTREIIEGQHGNFELDDTFYGPFVHDNAENSREIIFGFPRERTYTGGGFLQERWYHYQAPRIFGSAGGGNNGMHLQPSHKPPVPGQDYAPNESQPVFIPHEDYNPQLLEKYDWEIGIGNPYEQYHDEDLRKQAFNFSGPAGLENKNYDEVQGMFLHGLQDSPITGETAMGAEEYRNYPLVHVDFVARASEGETESTTANGEENSGVRLVKYAVYPENFEGVMNADYVEYRLAETYYMLAESLIRQNKPGAAEYVNTVKQRNFENYSSYSYTDSDLTLDEMLAEWGREFIGEKRRRTDLIRFGKFTEAEWWDKSPSEGYRELFPYPSRVLSTNPNLDQNPGY; translated from the coding sequence ATGAAGAAATTAATTTCCATACTAGCACTATTCGTATTAATACTCATCAGTTCCTGCACGGATCTTGATGAAACTCTGTACAGCGGAATAGATCGTAATAACTTTTACAACAACCGTACAGAGGTCACCGCAGCCATTCTCAGGGTTTATGAGCATGGGGCTTGGTTCTACAGAGAAATGCATTTGATGACTCTTGAAGAATTGACTGCAGATCAGATTGTCATCAGTCAAAAAGGAGGGCACTGGTTTGATCAAGGTAAATTCATTCGCTTTCATCGTCACCAGTGGACTTCAGAAGAACCTGAAATATATGAGACTTGGCGGGGAGCCTGGATAGGTATTTCCTTAACCAATACACTACTCGATGAGTTGAGCCAACTGGATTATGAATCGATCCCCGGAGGTTTAACGGTGGAAGACCAACAGGCCCATTTGGCAGAGATGCGGGTGTTGCGTGCAACGTATTACTATCACCTGTTGAGTCTGTGGGGAACGGTTCCGATATCGGAATCGGCTTTTGGCACCCCTCCGGATCCTTCCCCGAGAGAGGAAGTATTTGAATGGGTGGTACAAGATCTGGAAGATGCCGCAAATTATTTGCCATCCGGATCTTATCAAGATACAAGAGGACGACTGAACCGTGCCGCTGCAAAACATTTGCTGGCACGATATTATCTCAATTCAGAAGTGTGGACCGGAGAGTCCAGATATGCCGAGGTTGAGCGGTTAACCCGTGAAATTATTGAGGGACAGCACGGAAACTTCGAACTGGATGACACCTTTTATGGCCCATTTGTCCATGATAATGCAGAGAATTCAAGAGAAATTATTTTTGGATTCCCCCGGGAGCGAACATATACGGGAGGCGGCTTCTTGCAAGAACGCTGGTATCACTATCAGGCGCCAAGAATCTTTGGTTCTGCAGGGGGAGGAAATAATGGTATGCACCTTCAGCCTTCTCACAAACCTCCAGTTCCGGGACAAGATTATGCACCCAATGAATCTCAACCGGTGTTCATTCCCCATGAGGATTATAATCCGCAGCTTTTGGAGAAATATGATTGGGAAATCGGGATTGGTAATCCGTACGAACAATATCATGATGAGGATTTACGCAAACAAGCATTTAATTTTTCTGGACCTGCCGGCCTTGAAAACAAGAATTACGACGAGGTTCAGGGAATGTTTCTTCATGGATTGCAGGATTCCCCCATTACCGGTGAAACCGCAATGGGAGCTGAAGAATATCGAAATTACCCGTTGGTTCATGTAGATTTTGTAGCCCGTGCTTCCGAAGGTGAAACGGAGTCCACAACTGCTAACGGAGAAGAGAATTCTGGTGTACGGTTAGTAAAATATGCTGTATATCCTGAAAATTTTGAAGGCGTAATGAATGCAGATTATGTGGAGTATAGATTGGCTGAAACCTATTACATGCTTGCAGAAAGTTTGATACGCCAAAATAAACCGGGAGCAGCAGAATATGTGAATACCGTAAAACAGCGGAATTTTGAAAATTATAGTTCATATTCTTACACGGATTCCGACTTGACCCTGGATGAAATGCTTGCCGAATGGGGAAGAGAATTTATTGGGGAAAAAAGAAGGAGAACAGACTTAATTCGGTTCGGAAAATTTACCGAGGCAGAATGGTGGGATAAAAGCCCTTCAGAAGGATACCGGGAACTTTTTCCTTATCCCTCTCGAGTGTTAAGCACAAATCCTAACCTGGACCAAAATCCGGGATATTAA
- a CDS encoding sulfatase family protein yields the protein MTSLTGFLLSGNLVAAQENTSNPNIILIYMDDMGYGDIGSTGAMNYQTPNIDKMASEGMRFTNFYTVSPICSASRAALLTGSYPTRIGITGALMPNADIGINSNEVTIAELLKDQGYATGMVGKWHLGDAQKFLPLQHGFDEYFGLPYSNDMWPVDYDGTPADSGSFHAKYFPPLPLIEGNETIEYLEDHLDQDRLTTRYTKKAVEFIERHKEQPFFLYFAHAMPHVPLGVSDKFRGKSDQGLYGDMMMEVDWSIGQLLQVLRDNEIEDNTLVIFTSDNGPWLNYGNHAGSAGGLREGKQTTWEGGNRVPAIIHWPKVVPAGLINNYMAATIDILPTIAAITGASLPDHKIDGVNISSLLKGEKNSQPRKSLYFYYNENDLQAVRNGKWKLVLPHKWNSYEGKLPGKDGYPGERHIQSTNMALYDLRRDPGERYNVIDQHPEVLEELMELVEEARQDLGDDLTDRKGENKREPGKL from the coding sequence GGCTCGACAGGGGCCATGAATTATCAAACGCCGAATATTGATAAAATGGCTTCGGAAGGAATGAGATTTACCAATTTTTATACGGTATCTCCCATTTGCAGTGCTTCCAGGGCGGCATTGCTTACCGGTTCGTATCCAACTCGTATCGGGATTACAGGAGCCTTAATGCCCAATGCGGATATCGGTATAAATAGTAATGAAGTAACCATTGCAGAACTTTTGAAAGACCAGGGCTATGCTACAGGAATGGTAGGTAAATGGCACTTAGGCGATGCACAGAAATTTCTTCCCCTTCAACATGGCTTCGATGAATATTTTGGACTTCCTTATTCCAACGATATGTGGCCGGTGGATTATGACGGAACTCCGGCTGATAGTGGTTCTTTTCATGCAAAGTATTTCCCGCCGCTTCCTCTTATAGAAGGAAATGAAACCATCGAATACTTGGAAGATCATCTGGACCAGGACCGGCTAACAACCAGATATACCAAAAAAGCGGTGGAGTTTATAGAGCGACACAAAGAGCAACCTTTCTTCTTATACTTTGCTCATGCAATGCCTCATGTGCCTTTGGGAGTTTCAGATAAATTTAGAGGAAAAAGTGATCAGGGACTATATGGGGATATGATGATGGAAGTTGACTGGTCGATTGGGCAGTTGTTGCAGGTTCTTCGGGATAATGAAATTGAAGATAATACCTTGGTAATATTTACCAGTGATAACGGACCCTGGCTCAATTATGGCAATCATGCGGGATCGGCCGGAGGTCTCAGAGAAGGGAAGCAAACAACATGGGAGGGAGGAAACCGCGTTCCTGCAATTATACACTGGCCCAAAGTAGTTCCTGCGGGGCTGATTAACAATTATATGGCGGCCACAATTGATATATTACCTACCATCGCGGCGATTACGGGTGCCTCTCTTCCGGATCATAAAATAGATGGCGTTAATATCTCATCATTGCTGAAAGGGGAAAAAAATAGTCAACCCCGAAAAAGCCTGTATTTCTATTATAATGAAAACGATTTACAGGCGGTACGGAATGGGAAATGGAAATTGGTGCTTCCGCATAAATGGAATTCGTATGAGGGAAAACTGCCAGGAAAAGATGGCTATCCGGGCGAAAGGCATATCCAGTCTACAAATATGGCTTTATATGATTTACGAAGAGATCCGGGCGAGCGGTATAATGTAATTGATCAACATCCTGAGGTGCTCGAAGAGTTAATGGAACTTGTAGAAGAAGCCCGGCAAGATCTTGGAGATGATTTAACGGATAGAAAGGGAGAAAACAAAAGAGAACCGGGAAAACTTTAG
- a CDS encoding FecR family protein yields the protein MKSQKFTQQELMNNPSFVRWAIGEAEAKEAEEWDLWIQQSQGNRELALEAQRIITGISFESSHLSYQKEDWKRIEEKILAEKRSRDISQAQHRTGNSLSIFLKAAAILLVVAMSGAIALYMQQGVWTEDAQSIGVHTVSTEFSEKKTISLPDGSEIILASGSELSYQENWLQQPTLRVTLHKGEAFFAIQPNRNQDAEIPRFEVETEDGTTSVMGTRFTVSTYGAGTQVVLEEGKVRVTASDVDENDSLATILAPGEMATWSKHQTGIEMREVNPRVYTSWISNELFFDDTPLLNLVHRIERTYGVDVEVEDPELLEIKLSGAVDFYSLEALINAVSEVLNISITQVNDTVIIEKTSF from the coding sequence GTGAAATCTCAGAAATTTACTCAACAAGAATTAATGAATAACCCTTCTTTTGTCCGCTGGGCTATAGGAGAGGCTGAAGCGAAAGAAGCCGAAGAATGGGATTTGTGGATACAGCAAAGTCAGGGGAACAGAGAGCTAGCTCTAGAAGCCCAACGTATTATCACGGGTATTTCATTTGAATCCTCCCATTTGTCTTATCAGAAAGAAGACTGGAAAAGGATTGAAGAGAAAATTCTGGCTGAAAAGAGATCACGAGACATTTCACAGGCTCAACATCGTACAGGAAATTCGTTGAGTATATTTTTGAAAGCAGCTGCAATATTACTTGTTGTTGCCATGTCTGGGGCAATTGCTTTGTATATGCAGCAGGGTGTATGGACAGAAGATGCCCAATCAATTGGAGTCCATACAGTTAGTACAGAGTTTAGTGAAAAGAAAACCATTTCATTGCCGGACGGTTCTGAAATTATTTTGGCTTCAGGATCGGAGTTATCCTATCAAGAAAATTGGTTGCAACAACCTACTCTTCGGGTCACCTTGCACAAAGGAGAGGCTTTTTTTGCTATTCAACCCAATAGAAATCAGGATGCAGAAATTCCCCGGTTTGAGGTAGAAACGGAAGACGGAACAACCTCCGTCATGGGGACAAGATTTACAGTTTCAACTTATGGGGCCGGAACGCAAGTAGTATTGGAGGAAGGCAAAGTTCGCGTAACTGCTTCTGACGTTGATGAAAATGATTCATTGGCTACAATTTTAGCTCCGGGAGAAATGGCAACCTGGAGCAAGCATCAAACGGGCATTGAAATGAGAGAAGTTAATCCCAGGGTGTATACCTCATGGATCTCTAACGAGCTTTTCTTTGATGATACGCCACTTTTAAATCTGGTTCATCGAATCGAAAGAACATATGGCGTAGATGTTGAGGTTGAGGATCCTGAACTGCTCGAAATTAAGCTGTCCGGGGCAGTCGACTTTTATAGCCTGGAAGCCCTTATAAATGCCGTTTCTGAGGTCCTGAATATCAGCATTACCCAAGTGAACGATACAGTAATTATCGAAAAAACAAGTTTTTAA
- a CDS encoding RNA polymerase sigma factor, with amino-acid sequence MTIDQLNNSDSSFQEEKQLWQAFKKGDLKAYEQLFNLFYQDLYGYGLQLCAQTELVRDSIQALFVTLWDRKEYLDEVRSVKAYLLASLRRKILKTLRQERKISPLDFFAEEPAASVQISIEESIIQGELEENQKQILLNALEDLPERQKEVLFLKYYNGMSYEEIEEILSINYQSIRNHIYRALERLRTSFEDQTATPVLSVFIQVLPALWFFIS; translated from the coding sequence ATGACTATCGATCAATTGAATAATTCGGATTCTTCGTTTCAAGAGGAGAAACAGCTCTGGCAGGCTTTTAAGAAAGGAGACCTGAAAGCGTACGAACAACTTTTCAATCTTTTTTATCAGGATTTGTATGGTTATGGGTTACAGCTTTGTGCTCAGACAGAGTTGGTCCGGGATTCTATTCAAGCCCTTTTTGTTACTCTTTGGGATCGCAAAGAGTACCTGGATGAGGTTCGGTCAGTCAAAGCATATCTTTTGGCATCATTGCGGAGAAAAATTCTAAAAACACTGAGGCAGGAGAGAAAAATAAGTCCGCTGGATTTTTTTGCAGAAGAACCTGCAGCGTCTGTTCAGATTTCAATTGAGGAAAGCATCATCCAGGGAGAATTGGAAGAGAACCAAAAACAAATACTGTTGAATGCGCTCGAAGATTTGCCCGAACGCCAAAAAGAAGTTCTCTTCCTGAAATATTACAACGGAATGAGTTACGAAGAGATTGAAGAAATTTTGTCGATTAATTATCAATCCATCCGAAACCACATTTACAGGGCTTTGGAGAGGCTGAGGACAAGTTTCGAAGACCAGACCGCTACACCGGTTCTTTCCGTTTTTATTCAAGTCTTACCGGCTCTGTGGTTCTTTATTAGCTAA
- a CDS encoding SusC/RagA family TonB-linked outer membrane protein: MKKYGYIILFFVFLLTPPRELKATQGVNQLVTYDIPYKQYNDTIEKGTDLKQALTILEKRFNVLFLYRSQLLDKKKVAELEVLHPNRELSTILKNLLKDSGLTYKQIGYRTIGIAPKWSNENTFDAYEHTVAGRVFDAETGEALPGVNIVSQGSEEATGSIIGTTTDIDGEYSLSVPDDLNILAVSYVGYIRQEVEINGRSQIDIHLSPDVTTLDDIVVVGYGTMRREDITSSVSSVQDDDFNKGVSINPLDMIQGRVAGLTISRSGFDPNADVGIQLRGVSSIEAGRGPLIVLDGVPGASLENISNHEIESIEVLKDGSAAAIYGTRGTNGVIHITTKSGVSGETQFEYQTTLQTEMISNEVEVLTASQYRQLIAEGRLAENQDFGYETDWYDEIQQTPFTQEHNFAITGGGANTRYRGSINYTDAKPIMIETSRRSYGGRINIDHTGFNDLLNVQLNLQSTFIENEYGTNGVSEQAVIRNPTSPVYDPESPGQFYDPLGMHNQYNPVARLKQHEDGAERRLLLGSVRASLSVTQWLEASVLYAYENNMIKDFRYISREAFQSKNNDYDGLAYRQDRFWENNTLDFTLDSEFDFDRNRFNVLAGYSYQDFNYDQFSAENFDFITDATSWYDIGAGQFLTDGRANMDTYKDQSKLIGFFGRINYSFDNKYLLTASVRHEGSSKFGNQNKWGTFPALSVGWRLTNEPFMNNIDVLDHLMIRFGYGETGNQDFDPYQSLVTLGTFGNYYDYQTDSWYAGWGPAQNPNPNLRWETKKEFNLGIDYSFLEGKISGNIDLYNRTTEDLLFNYDAPQPPSVHSDIFTNVGSINNKGIEVLVEYRVMNNEDFQWISTVNWSYLHNEVSSLSNEFYQRGYIELADLPAPGSLGPAMRLEEGKRIGSFYGYKHAGFTEDGNWLFYKEDGSTATPDQMSLDDRRYIGNGLPKMNGGWSNRFAYKNWDLNIFFRGEFLYDVLNLTPMYYANPATLASYNQLQDVLDKYSHINAPTQYSDYYLERGDYIKLDNLTLGYSFDLREYNIRHMRVYATARNLLTFTKYSGLDPEVGSTGLEPGIDGRSFYPRTTTFSLGINIGF, translated from the coding sequence ATGAAGAAATATGGCTACATAATCCTGTTTTTTGTTTTCCTGCTAACGCCTCCGAGAGAGTTGAAAGCAACTCAGGGAGTGAATCAGTTAGTTACTTACGATATCCCATATAAACAGTATAACGATACAATAGAGAAAGGTACCGACCTTAAACAGGCTTTAACTATTCTTGAAAAAAGGTTTAACGTGTTGTTTCTCTACAGAAGTCAGCTTCTAGATAAGAAGAAGGTTGCAGAGTTGGAGGTTCTTCACCCGAACAGGGAATTGAGCACCATTCTTAAAAATTTACTGAAGGATTCCGGACTTACTTATAAACAGATCGGTTACAGAACAATCGGTATAGCCCCTAAATGGAGCAATGAAAATACATTTGATGCCTATGAGCATACAGTTGCCGGTCGCGTGTTTGATGCGGAGACGGGGGAAGCGCTTCCCGGAGTAAACATTGTTTCGCAAGGATCTGAAGAAGCTACAGGATCCATCATAGGGACGACAACGGATATAGATGGAGAATATTCACTGTCTGTACCCGATGATCTGAATATTTTGGCGGTAAGTTATGTCGGTTATATCCGGCAGGAAGTAGAAATTAACGGCAGATCTCAAATAGATATTCATTTATCGCCCGATGTTACAACCCTTGATGATATTGTGGTTGTAGGATATGGTACAATGAGAAGAGAGGATATCACTTCGTCGGTAAGTTCTGTTCAGGACGATGATTTTAATAAAGGAGTGTCGATCAATCCTTTGGACATGATTCAGGGAAGGGTAGCGGGTCTTACCATTTCGAGATCCGGATTTGACCCCAATGCAGACGTTGGAATACAATTGCGGGGCGTTTCATCTATTGAAGCCGGAAGAGGACCGTTAATTGTTCTGGATGGAGTGCCTGGCGCGAGTTTAGAGAACATTTCCAATCACGAAATAGAATCCATAGAAGTTCTGAAAGACGGATCGGCTGCGGCTATATATGGTACCCGGGGCACAAATGGGGTAATTCATATTACTACAAAATCAGGAGTGAGCGGAGAAACCCAATTTGAATATCAGACAACCCTTCAAACAGAAATGATATCCAACGAAGTTGAGGTTTTAACTGCAAGCCAGTATCGGCAATTAATTGCGGAGGGAAGGTTAGCGGAAAATCAGGATTTTGGGTATGAAACCGATTGGTACGATGAAATACAACAAACACCATTCACACAAGAGCATAATTTTGCAATTACCGGCGGCGGAGCGAATACTCGATACAGAGGTAGCATAAACTATACAGATGCGAAGCCAATTATGATCGAAACCTCCCGGCGCTCTTATGGAGGTAGAATTAATATTGATCATACCGGATTCAATGATTTGTTGAATGTACAGCTCAATTTACAGAGTACTTTTATTGAGAATGAATATGGCACCAATGGGGTGTCTGAGCAGGCAGTGATTCGAAATCCAACGTCTCCGGTTTATGATCCGGAAAGCCCCGGGCAGTTTTATGATCCATTGGGAATGCACAATCAGTACAACCCTGTTGCCCGCCTGAAACAACATGAAGACGGAGCGGAGCGAAGATTGCTTTTGGGAAGTGTTCGAGCCTCTTTATCTGTTACACAATGGCTGGAAGCATCTGTTTTATATGCCTATGAAAATAATATGATTAAAGATTTCAGGTATATTTCCCGTGAAGCATTTCAGTCCAAAAATAATGACTACGATGGCCTCGCCTATAGACAGGATAGATTCTGGGAGAATAACACTCTTGATTTTACACTGGACTCTGAGTTCGATTTTGACCGCAACAGATTCAATGTTTTAGCCGGTTATAGTTATCAGGATTTTAATTATGATCAGTTTTCTGCCGAAAATTTCGATTTCATAACAGATGCCACAAGCTGGTACGATATCGGAGCGGGCCAGTTTTTAACTGATGGCCGCGCCAACATGGATACCTATAAAGATCAGAGCAAATTAATCGGCTTTTTTGGGCGGATTAACTATTCCTTCGATAACAAATATTTACTGACTGCCAGTGTAAGGCATGAGGGATCTTCCAAGTTTGGAAATCAAAATAAATGGGGAACATTTCCTGCCCTGTCTGTTGGATGGCGATTAACAAATGAGCCATTTATGAACAACATTGATGTCCTGGACCACCTGATGATACGCTTTGGCTACGGAGAAACTGGCAACCAGGATTTCGACCCGTATCAATCGTTGGTAACTCTGGGTACTTTTGGAAACTATTACGATTATCAGACAGATAGCTGGTATGCAGGATGGGGACCGGCTCAGAATCCAAATCCAAATCTGCGATGGGAGACGAAAAAAGAGTTTAACCTTGGAATCGATTACTCTTTCCTCGAAGGAAAGATAAGTGGTAATATCGATTTGTATAATCGAACTACCGAGGATCTTCTTTTTAATTATGATGCTCCCCAACCCCCAAGTGTTCACTCTGATATATTCACAAATGTAGGTTCCATAAATAATAAAGGGATTGAAGTCTTGGTGGAATACAGGGTAATGAATAACGAAGATTTCCAATGGATTTCAACGGTTAATTGGTCCTATCTGCACAACGAAGTTTCAAGCCTGTCGAATGAATTCTATCAGCGAGGCTATATTGAACTGGCTGATTTACCGGCTCCGGGATCTCTTGGTCCTGCCATGCGACTCGAAGAGGGCAAGCGTATCGGTAGTTTCTATGGATATAAGCACGCCGGGTTTACGGAGGATGGGAACTGGCTCTTTTACAAAGAAGATGGTTCAACCGCTACCCCCGATCAAATGTCATTAGATGACAGACGCTATATCGGTAATGGCTTGCCAAAAATGAATGGAGGCTGGAGTAATAGATTTGCTTATAAAAATTGGGATTTAAATATCTTTTTCAGAGGAGAGTTTTTATACGATGTGCTGAATTTAACCCCGATGTATTATGCAAACCCGGCTACCCTTGCAAGTTATAATCAACTTCAGGATGTGCTTGACAAATACTCTCATATAAATGCACCTACACAATACTCGGACTACTATCTTGAACGCGGAGATTATATAAAACTTGATAATCTTACTCTTGGATATAGCTTCGATTTAAGAGAGTACAATATCCGCCATATGCGGGTTTACGCCACCGCAAGAAATCTTCTCACATTTACAAAATACTCTGGCTTGGATCCCGAAGTTGGTTCTACGGGTTTGGAACCAGGTATTGATGGCAGAAGTTTTTATCCGCGTACAACAACCTTCTCCCTTGGCATAAATATTGGATTCTAA